A window from Triticum aestivum cultivar Chinese Spring chromosome 6D, IWGSC CS RefSeq v2.1, whole genome shotgun sequence encodes these proteins:
- the LOC123141081 gene encoding F-box protein SKIP19, whose amino-acid sequence MPSPPPAAAPRSRRYSKRRARTFHVTVFKYTPVPLPERDWAELHPDLISRIFRRLDQAELLLGGVTGVCRSWRRVAREEPELWRRIDLSGGLWYAPGSYPPMFNLETRSMVRKALRLSAGQCEALVCEHVDDDTLLFLAERAHSLKSLHLVVTLISDKGFAKAIKMLPLLEELEITLLSKTYTLKLVEIAARACPLVKHFRLVTGRYYENGNEVAFAVARMHKLRSLHLVGFILDKEGLTAILNNCHDLKYLNMRDCGSPMDYNLRARFSRITFDEHEYWSDYYNDTHYAYYRFKPTLCDCCVHVPYSKYDDDDYEAYHYNLGDDGDGDDVDDADLDKHEKILDIKSMRRYLSR is encoded by the exons ATGCCGTCGCCACCGCCGGCGGCGGCACCACGAAGCCGTCGATATTCCAAGAGAAGAGCACGGACGTTCCACGTCACGGTGTTCAAGTACACGCCCGTGCCGCTGCCGGAGAGGGACTGGGCGGAGCTGCACCCGGACCTGATCTCGCGCATCTTCCGCAGGCTGGACCAGGCCGAGCTCCTGCTCGGCGGCGTGACGGGCGTGTGCCGCTCCTGGCGGCGCGTCGCCCGGGAGGAGCCGGAGCTGTGGCGCCGCATCGACCTGAGCGGCGGCCTGTGGTACGCTCCGGGGTCCTACCCACCCATGTTCAACCTGGAGACGAGGTCCATGGTGCGGAAGGCCCTGCGGCTCAGCGCGGGGCAGTGCGAGGCCCTCGTGTGCGagcacgtcgacgacgacaccctCCTCTTTCTCGCCGAGCG GGCCCACTCGTTGAAAAGCCTTCATCTCGTTGTGACCCTTATCTCTGACAAAGGATTTGCAAAGGCAATCAAGATGTTGCCTCTTCTTGAGGAGCTCGAAATTACGCTACTTTCAAAAACGTATACATTGAAGCTGGTTGAAATTGCTGCTAGAGCCTGCCCACTAGTGAAGCACTTCAGACTTGTCACAGGAAGGTACTACGAAAATGGTAACGAGGTAGCATTTGCGGTTGCCAGGATGCACAAGTTACGTTCCTTGCATCTTGTCGGTTTTATCCTTGACAAAGAAGGGCTAACAGCCATCCTCAACAACTGCCATGATCTAAAGTACCTAAACATGAGAGATTGTGGCTCTCCTATGGATTACAACCTACGAGCGAGGTTTTCCCGGATAACCTTCGATGAGCACGAGTACTGGAGTGACTATTACAATGACACTCATTATGCGTATTACCGCTTCAAGCCTACTCTATGTGATTGTTGTGTTCATGTGCCCTATTCAAAATACGACGACGATGACTATGAGGCTTATCACTACAATCTTGgcgatgatggtgatggtgatgacgtTGACGATGCAGATCTTGACAAGCACGAGAAGATACTTGACATCAAGAGCATGCGTAGGTACCTAAGTAGATGA